One part of the Desulfurococcaceae archaeon genome encodes these proteins:
- a CDS encoding ABC transporter permease, which translates to MNKQLRDFLEFAVHRKIYLVGLVIVTLFVITGILAPYIVRRPEDAWGITYNPEKAFKQPSLENPLGTDALGRDLLNRVVLGTRFSLIIGVSVVSLSLFIGIPIGLLAGYLGGRLGTVLMRIADIFLAFPPLLLAIAFASVLGRGVLNTIIALALSWWPWYTRLIYIQTTSVKSLAYVDSARIMGLNPITIMFKHILPNIATPLITQATLDIGSAILEASALSFLGVGVPPPTPEWGLLVSEGWQYINMAWWISFFPGLAILVVVLGFNLLGDAFKEYLDPRVRNLMVRRKVK; encoded by the coding sequence GTGAACAAGCAGCTAAGAGATTTCTTGGAGTTCGCTGTGCATAGAAAGATCTACTTGGTGGGCCTCGTCATCGTCACGCTGTTCGTTATCACGGGTATTCTAGCCCCTTATATCGTGAGACGGCCTGAAGATGCGTGGGGTATAACGTACAACCCGGAAAAAGCGTTTAAACAACCCTCATTGGAAAACCCCTTGGGAACCGACGCCCTTGGAAGGGACCTACTCAACAGGGTAGTTCTCGGCACGAGGTTTTCTTTGATCATAGGGGTCTCCGTCGTTTCACTATCACTCTTCATAGGAATACCCATAGGCCTCTTAGCAGGCTACCTTGGCGGCAGGCTCGGGACAGTATTGATGAGGATTGCCGACATATTTTTAGCATTCCCACCCCTACTCCTAGCCATAGCATTTGCATCTGTGCTTGGAAGGGGGGTTTTGAACACCATCATTGCACTCGCCCTCTCCTGGTGGCCCTGGTACACTAGGCTCATCTACATTCAAACAACATCCGTGAAGTCGTTGGCGTACGTGGACTCCGCCAGAATAATGGGATTAAACCCCATAACAATAATGTTTAAACACATACTCCCTAACATAGCTACACCTTTAATAACGCAAGCAACACTTGACATCGGGTCAGCCATATTGGAAGCATCCGCGCTAAGCTTCCTCGGCGTGGGTGTTCCGCCACCTACACCGGAGTGGGGTCTCCTGGTTAGTGAGGGGTGGCAGTACATTAACATGGCATGGTGGATTTCCTTCTTCCCCGGCTTGGCCATACTAGTAGTCGTACTTGGGTTTAACTTGCTGGGTGACGCGTTTAAGGAATACCTAGATCCGAGGGTCAGAAACCTCATGGTTAGGAGGAAGGTGAAGTAG